One Alteromonas sp. KC3 DNA segment encodes these proteins:
- a CDS encoding sigma-70 family RNA polymerase sigma factor — MFARNKTDNVRVLSGMKAKHQRYEALVKAFHADIYRYAYWLVKDQSVAEDIVQETFLRAWRSLDALNDEKAAKSWLITILRRENARRFERKQFDTVDIDDVSIHDDTQQADGDIKDRELQRLLGGLSVEYREPLILQLIFGFSGEEIANQLGLNKNTVMTRLFRARNQLKEALEKQNEQRGRING, encoded by the coding sequence ATGTTTGCGCGAAATAAAACCGATAATGTGCGGGTCTTATCGGGTATGAAAGCAAAACATCAAAGATATGAAGCACTAGTAAAGGCATTTCATGCTGATATTTATCGCTATGCGTATTGGTTAGTGAAAGACCAAAGTGTGGCGGAAGATATTGTGCAGGAAACCTTTTTGCGAGCATGGCGCTCACTTGACGCTCTAAATGACGAGAAAGCGGCAAAATCTTGGTTAATCACAATATTACGTCGTGAGAATGCCCGCCGCTTTGAGCGCAAGCAATTCGACACGGTGGATATTGATGATGTGAGCATTCACGACGATACGCAACAAGCAGACGGTGATATTAAAGACCGAGAGCTTCAGCGATTGCTGGGCGGACTTAGCGTTGAATACCGTGAACCACTAATTTTGCAGCTTATTTTCGGCTTCAGTGGTGAAGAAATTGCGAACCAACTTGGACTTAACAAAAACACCGTTATGACTCGTCTATTTAGGGCGAGAAACCAGCTTAAAGAGGCGTTAGA
- a CDS encoding DUF885 domain-containing protein, translating to MKKIITTLTPIALAIATLSACSPASETAKVETPSQETQQTAGQSESQRLNGFFERTFEEDLKRSPLFQSYLGKKWDYDKWDDISDEEADASIAIAKNRLETLNGFDTSKLSEQEKLSLRLYKLGIERDLANDKFRHHRYIVHQFRAAHTQVPSFLINIHRVTNKDDAMAYIGRLDNVRTYFDQVIDQMKTREKLGVFPPAWAYDQMIDASKNVISGAPFDNSDSPSTIWEDFQNKVEKLDIDDAEKETLLGEAKAALVTSVKPAYEKFINELAHQREVTPEGDGVWRLPDGDKWYQNRLNWFTTTDLTADEIHQIGLDNVERIHSAMRSIMEKVGFEGTLQEFFVFMREDDQFYLPSTDTGRQQYLDDAKKAIDEMREAIPDYFGILPEAPMVVKRVEAFREQSAGKAFYQSPAQDGSRPGIYYANLYDMKAMPTYQLEALAYHEGIPGHHMQRTIAQELEGVPQFQKFLSFTAYTEGWGLYTEELAKDMGFYQDPYSDFGRLAMELWRACRLVVDTGIHAKQWSREKAVNYLVENTPNPQYDAQKAIERYIAMPGQATAYMIGKLKIMELRDKAMTELGDSFDWKGFHDEILKYGPVPLSILEENINTWIDSQKMDS from the coding sequence ATGAAAAAAATAATCACAACGTTAACGCCAATTGCCTTAGCAATCGCAACGCTGTCAGCTTGCAGTCCAGCGAGCGAGACGGCGAAAGTTGAAACGCCATCACAAGAAACTCAGCAAACCGCTGGTCAATCTGAATCACAAAGACTAAATGGTTTTTTCGAGCGAACGTTTGAAGAGGACTTAAAACGTTCGCCACTATTTCAAAGTTACTTAGGAAAAAAGTGGGATTACGATAAGTGGGATGATATTAGCGATGAAGAAGCTGATGCTAGTATCGCTATTGCTAAGAACCGATTGGAGACGCTGAATGGTTTTGATACCTCTAAGTTAAGCGAGCAAGAAAAACTAAGCTTGCGGTTATATAAACTCGGTATCGAACGCGACCTCGCCAACGACAAATTTCGTCATCATAGGTACATTGTTCATCAATTTCGCGCAGCTCATACTCAGGTACCAAGCTTCTTAATTAATATCCACCGAGTAACAAATAAAGACGATGCTATGGCGTACATCGGAAGATTGGACAATGTACGTACTTATTTTGATCAAGTCATCGATCAGATGAAGACGCGCGAAAAGCTGGGCGTATTCCCGCCTGCGTGGGCCTACGATCAAATGATAGATGCATCAAAAAACGTCATTAGCGGCGCTCCTTTTGATAACAGCGATTCACCATCCACCATTTGGGAAGACTTTCAAAACAAAGTCGAAAAACTCGATATTGACGACGCCGAAAAAGAGACGCTTTTAGGAGAAGCAAAAGCCGCACTAGTAACGTCGGTAAAGCCAGCTTATGAAAAATTTATTAACGAACTGGCTCACCAAAGAGAAGTAACACCTGAAGGCGACGGTGTATGGCGCTTACCTGATGGCGATAAATGGTACCAAAACCGGTTAAATTGGTTTACTACAACCGACCTCACAGCAGACGAAATTCACCAAATTGGTCTAGATAATGTTGAGCGAATTCACAGTGCAATGCGCTCAATCATGGAGAAAGTGGGATTTGAAGGCACCCTTCAAGAGTTTTTCGTGTTCATGCGAGAAGATGACCAATTTTATCTACCATCGACTGATACTGGCCGTCAGCAGTACCTTGATGATGCCAAAAAAGCCATCGACGAAATGCGAGAAGCTATTCCTGATTATTTCGGCATTCTGCCTGAAGCACCAATGGTTGTTAAACGCGTAGAAGCGTTCAGAGAGCAATCGGCAGGTAAAGCCTTCTATCAAAGTCCGGCCCAAGACGGAAGCCGTCCAGGTATTTACTATGCAAACCTTTACGATATGAAGGCAATGCCAACCTATCAACTTGAAGCGTTAGCCTATCACGAAGGGATCCCTGGACATCACATGCAGCGTACTATCGCGCAAGAACTTGAGGGCGTGCCTCAGTTTCAGAAGTTCCTTAGCTTCACAGCTTACACTGAGGGTTGGGGTCTTTATACCGAAGAGCTTGCGAAAGATATGGGCTTTTATCAAGACCCGTACTCCGATTTTGGCCGTTTGGCAATGGAGCTTTGGCGCGCATGTCGACTCGTGGTAGACACAGGGATTCATGCTAAGCAGTGGTCGAGAGAAAAAGCGGTAAACTACTTAGTGGAGAATACCCCAAACCCACAATACGATGCGCAGAAGGCAATTGAACGCTACATTGCGATGCCAGGACAAGCCACTGCTTATATGATTGGTAAGCTAAAAATTATGGAACTACGCGACAAAGCCATGACCGAATTGGGTGATAGTTTTGACTGGAAAGGTTTTCATGATGAGATTTTGAAATACGGTCCAGTGCCCCTTTCTATTCTTGAAGAAAATATAAACACTTGGATTGACTCACAAAAAATGGATAGCTAG